Proteins found in one Carassius auratus strain Wakin chromosome 12, ASM336829v1, whole genome shotgun sequence genomic segment:
- the LOC113111685 gene encoding uncharacterized protein C17orf80 isoform X1: MSVENCPYCGKPFKRLKTHLPHCKLAPVAQPKKSIQAPKEPSSTTSRQKIHIETATTEINNVIFDETLTSKGRRKEEDIHNADSLLTTTEVRVPSAQTLSTERPKSRWLAKRQKELERLQLLVPVSKKPSNPTSLSDNEIDKSFCELSKRTFQSNGKSTKDKKKPKMAPLSAQLSITKSKIDIVPAILKTASLPSEHENPELQIILDNLEEPERLNNQNKDFDLESRAKEHKAHAFFSPKTSVWDHINDSLFYKRSYNLFVPYPIMETSKDPSKEISDVQQSNKPETAVTKVAVPPSPTLSGKLIHQPAEEILNSSMQGLGSLSWSTETVTAHKRIQFSTETLGSYANERIWMKDRSAGPANQSEVPVVQRKLGDVRLNELGVWLGARAPLSPREIVTMSKQGWQWYYRKYIDVRRGGIGGISMLLTGYCVLCYIWNYPHLSESELMASTHNHQHMNKMPCFMLFHRERMLEEVPLGTSGGLHNWSTLWRSSRAMRA; encoded by the exons ATGAGTGTAG aAAACTGTCCATATTGTGGAAAGCCCTTCAAGAGGCTGAAAACCCACCTCCCTCACTGTAAATTGGCACCAGTTGCACAGCCAAAGAAAAGCATTCAAGCACCCAAAGAACCGAGTTCAACCACTTCCAGACAGAAGATCCATATAGAAACCGcaacaacagaaataaataatgtcatattTGATGAAACCCTAACCTCCAAAGGAAGAAGGAAAGAAGAAGATATTCACAATGCAGATAGTCTTCTCACAACTACTGAGGTCAGAGTCCCATCAGCTCAGACTCTGAGCACGGAGAGACCTAAAAGCAGATGGCTTGCTAAAAGACAGAAGGAACTTGAGAGATTACAGCTGTTAGTGCCAGTCTCAAAGAAGCCAAGCAACCCTACCTCTTTATCCGACAATGAAATAGATAAAAGCTTTTGCGAACTCTCCAAAAGAACATTTCAAAGTAATGGAAAAAGTACTAAAGACAAAAAGAAACCAAAGATGGCGCCATTATCAGCTCAGTTATCCATCACCAAGAGTAAAATCGATATTGTTCCAGCCATTCTGAAAACCGCTAGTCTCCCATCTGAACATGAAAATCCAGAACTCCAAATAATACTGGACAACTTGGAGGAGCCTGAAAGACTGAATAATCAGAACAAGGATTTTGATCTAGAATCAAGGGCAAAAGAGCATAAAGCTCATGCTTTCTTTTCACCCAAGACTTCAGTGTGGGACCACATCAATGACAGTTTGTTTTATAAGAGGTCTTATAATCTGTTTGTGCCTTATCCTATTATGGAAACTTCTAAAGATCCTTCCAAAGAGATTTCTGATGTGCAACAATCAAACAAACCTGAAACAGCAGTTACCAAGGTTGCTGTTCCACCTTCTCCCACTTTATCGGGAAAACTCATTCATCAGCCTGCAGAAGAAATCCTTAACTCAAGCATGCAAGGTCTCGGAAGTCTGTCTTGGAGCACAGAGACAGTGACTGCTCACAAAAGAATACAGTTCTCCACAGAAACTTTAGGCAGCTATGCTAATGAACGTATTTGGATGAAGGATCGATCTGCTGGACCAGCGAACCAAAGTGAAG TGCCTGTAGTGCAGCGGAAACTTGGAGATGTCAGACTGAATGAACTTGGTGTCTGGCTTGGCGCTCGAGCTCCTCTGTCACCCAGAGAGATTGTGACCATGTCGAAGCAAG GATGGCAGTGGTACTACAGGAAGTATATTGATGTTCGGAGAGGAGGAATCGGTGGGATATCCATGCTGTTGACTGGATACTGTGTCCTGTGTTACATATGGAATTACCCACATCTCAGTGAGTCTGAATTAATGGCATCTACACATAATCATCAACACATGAATAAAATGCCTTGTTTTATGCTGTTTCACAGAGAAAGAATGCTGGAGGAAGTACCATTAGGGACGTCTGGTGGTCTTCATAATTGGAGCACACTTTGGAGAAGCAGCAGGGCGATGAGGGCGTAA
- the LOC113111685 gene encoding uncharacterized protein C17orf80 isoform X2 — MSVENCPYCGKPFKRLKTHLPHCKLAPVAQPKKSIQAPKEPSSTTSRQKIHIETATTEINNVIFDETLTSKGRRKEEDIHNADSLLTTTEVRVPSAQTLSTERPKSRWLAKRQKELERLQLLVPVSKKPSNPTSLSDNEIDKSFCELSKRTFQSNGKSTKDKKKPKMAPLSAQLSITKSKIDIVPAILKTASLPSEHENPELQIILDNLEEPERLNNQNKDFDLESRAKEHKAHAFFSPKTSVWDHINDSLFYKRSYNLFVPYPIMETSKDPSKEISDVQQSNKPETAVTKVAVPPSPTLSGKLIHQPAEEILNSSMQGLGSLSWSTETVTAHKRIQFSTETLGSYANERIWMKDRSAGPANQSEVPVVQRKLGDVRLNELGVWLGARAPLSPREIVTMSKQGWQWYYRKYIDVRRGGIGGISMLLTGYCVLCYIWNYPHLKKECWRKYH; from the exons ATGAGTGTAG aAAACTGTCCATATTGTGGAAAGCCCTTCAAGAGGCTGAAAACCCACCTCCCTCACTGTAAATTGGCACCAGTTGCACAGCCAAAGAAAAGCATTCAAGCACCCAAAGAACCGAGTTCAACCACTTCCAGACAGAAGATCCATATAGAAACCGcaacaacagaaataaataatgtcatattTGATGAAACCCTAACCTCCAAAGGAAGAAGGAAAGAAGAAGATATTCACAATGCAGATAGTCTTCTCACAACTACTGAGGTCAGAGTCCCATCAGCTCAGACTCTGAGCACGGAGAGACCTAAAAGCAGATGGCTTGCTAAAAGACAGAAGGAACTTGAGAGATTACAGCTGTTAGTGCCAGTCTCAAAGAAGCCAAGCAACCCTACCTCTTTATCCGACAATGAAATAGATAAAAGCTTTTGCGAACTCTCCAAAAGAACATTTCAAAGTAATGGAAAAAGTACTAAAGACAAAAAGAAACCAAAGATGGCGCCATTATCAGCTCAGTTATCCATCACCAAGAGTAAAATCGATATTGTTCCAGCCATTCTGAAAACCGCTAGTCTCCCATCTGAACATGAAAATCCAGAACTCCAAATAATACTGGACAACTTGGAGGAGCCTGAAAGACTGAATAATCAGAACAAGGATTTTGATCTAGAATCAAGGGCAAAAGAGCATAAAGCTCATGCTTTCTTTTCACCCAAGACTTCAGTGTGGGACCACATCAATGACAGTTTGTTTTATAAGAGGTCTTATAATCTGTTTGTGCCTTATCCTATTATGGAAACTTCTAAAGATCCTTCCAAAGAGATTTCTGATGTGCAACAATCAAACAAACCTGAAACAGCAGTTACCAAGGTTGCTGTTCCACCTTCTCCCACTTTATCGGGAAAACTCATTCATCAGCCTGCAGAAGAAATCCTTAACTCAAGCATGCAAGGTCTCGGAAGTCTGTCTTGGAGCACAGAGACAGTGACTGCTCACAAAAGAATACAGTTCTCCACAGAAACTTTAGGCAGCTATGCTAATGAACGTATTTGGATGAAGGATCGATCTGCTGGACCAGCGAACCAAAGTGAAG TGCCTGTAGTGCAGCGGAAACTTGGAGATGTCAGACTGAATGAACTTGGTGTCTGGCTTGGCGCTCGAGCTCCTCTGTCACCCAGAGAGATTGTGACCATGTCGAAGCAAG GATGGCAGTGGTACTACAGGAAGTATATTGATGTTCGGAGAGGAGGAATCGGTGGGATATCCATGCTGTTGACTGGATACTGTGTCCTGTGTTACATATGGAATTACCCACATCTCA AGAAAGAATGCTGGAGGAAGTACCATTAG
- the tepsin gene encoding AP-4 complex accessory subunit Tepsin → MASLLERLVFLQKVPTLMRATSDDESPCPGYLFEEIGKISHESVGCCQCLLEYLLERLQVESCHVKLKVLKILLHVCGHGPPHFLTELRRNATFIQEVIVYSGPPDPIHGNALFQKVRSSAQELATLLFNDTMSPDSGLSPHKAVTQSVGMGSESLRSGMQGFGYSPGRKESSGGTLLDKIQKAAEVVASAVLPPTEHPGIRLHDNHYHAVVAPSASVEIAVPACAYNIQSHGHRASHRCPGQAGGGWEETDSGHSSSHNSSQEAAEASQTSLGGSSKSGGSGSHSGASRESGDLSERVEAIQLGDCGQETTLINRLTSGSKVFLSREESQRFIKECSTLNCEVVVELLSRKLQDRTQIVQMRVLCALACLMSSDFLSLDHIFNITNKRLAQLSEGTTGPVANKATKLLRQFEALLGCVTNSKCDRAGRPSSTSSSLSDQPLESITVPFVPGQLGENATPSEETPSTQHLQGNSTVPVSHMKREQEELECRNTEKSKLSEPPRLSLFSGMELVNRSKPVCLVEPVLVESDAQMSVEATTGTDCAIEKSCERTAGSHTSTEQVSVFSFLNL, encoded by the exons AAATTTCCCACGAGTCAGTAGGCTGCTGCCAGTGTCTTCTTGAGTACCTCTTGGAGAGACTACAGGTGGAGTCCTGTCATGTCAAACTTAAG GTCCTGAAGATTCTCCTGCATGTATGTGGCCATGGACCACCTCACTTCCTCACAGAGCTACGGCGGAATGCTACATTTATACAAGAAGTAATCG tgtacagTGGCCCTCCGGACCCCATCCATGGAAATGCTCTCTTTCAGAAAGTCAGAAGCTCGGCTCAG GAGTTGGCTACCCTACTCTTTAATGATACCATGTCCCCAGATTCTGGACTGTCTCCACACAAAGCAGTGACACAATCTGTGG GAATGGGTTCAGAGTCACTCAGGTCTGGTATGCAGGGGTTCGGATACAGCCCAGGAAGGAAAGAATCCA GTGGAGGGACTCTGTTGGACAAGATTCAGAAAGCTGCCGAAGTGGTTGCCAGCGCTGTTCTTCCTCCAACAGAGCATCCTGGCATTCGTCTCCATGATAACCACTACCACGCTGTGGTAGCTCCCTCTGCTTCTGTGGAGATAGCAGTGCCAGCATGTGCCTACAACATCCAATCCCACGGCCACAGAG CATCTCACAGATGCCCCGGGCAGGCTGGTGGAGGCTGGGAGGAAACGGACAGTGGGCACAGCTCCTCACACAACTCATCCCAGGAGGCTGCGGAAGCCAGCCAGACCTCACTGGGAGGAAGCAGTAAGTCGGGTGGCTCGGGCAGCCACTCCGGGGCGAGTCGAGAGAGCGGTGACCTATCAGAGCG TGTGGAGGCCATTCAGTTGGGGGACTGTGGTCAGGAGACGACACTGATCAACAGACTGACCAGCGGTTCTAAAGTCTTCCTGTCCAGAGAAGAGAGCCAGCGCTTTATCAAGGA ATGCTCCACTCTCAACTGTGAGGTGGTCGTTGAACTTCTGTCTCGCAAACTCCAGGACCGCACACAAATCGTCCAGATG AGGGTGTTGTGTGCTCTGGCCTGCCTGATGTCTTCAGATTTCCTCTCTTTAGACCATATTTTCAATATCACAAACAAACGCCTTGCTCAACTTAGTGAAGGAACCACAGGCCCTGTCGCCAACAAGGCAACCAAG CTCTTAAGGCAGTTTGAGGCCTTGCTTGGTTGTGTCACAAACTCCAAATGTGACCGGGCTGGACGTCCATCCTCTACCAGCTCTTCGCTTTCAGATCAACCTCTTGAATCTATAACTGTCCCCTTTGTTCCGGGACAACTAGGAGAAAACGCAACCCCATCAGAGGAGACCCCATCTACACAACACCTGCAGGGTAACAGCACTGTACCTGTGTCTCATATGAAAAGAGAACAAGAAGAGCTGGAGTGCAGGAACACAGAAAAATCTAAGCTCTCAGAGCCACCCAGACTGTCACTCTTCAGTGGAATGGAGTTAGTCAACAGAAGCAAACCTGTATGTTTGGTTGAGCCTGTTCTTGTCGAGTCAGACGCACAGATGAGTGTAGAAGCCACTACAGGCACAGACTGTGCAATTGAGAAAAGCTGTGAGAGAACTGCAGGCTCACACACATCTACTGAGCAAGTGTCTGTCTTCTCTTTCCTTAATCTGTGA
- the LOC113111687 gene encoding protein FAM104A — translation MHRYDMLTENRKRRRSCDAEELQVLPQAKRSGGYSFLPEVGRDVWDSESSSSDSSGISSPERMAGATSSFQKTEQRGLHVSQASCSPIAPTISAEEPAISLSHNLSYDHINRILREAHFSSLQTRGQQGPT, via the exons ATGCACAGATACGACATGCTGACAGAAAACAG GAAACGCAGACGCAGCTGTGATGCTGAGGAGCTTCAGGTCTTGCCCCAGGCCAAGAGGTCTGGGGGTTATTCCTTTCTCCCTGAGGTTGGCCGTGATGTCTGGGACTCTGAG TCTTCCAGCAGTGACAGCAGTGGGATCAGCAGTCCAGAGCGGATGGCAGGAGCCACTTCCAGTTTCCAGAAGACTGAACAAAGAGGACTCCATGTATCCCAGGCTTCCTGCAGCCCTATTGCCCCCACCATCTCAGCAGAAGAACCGGCCATCTCCTTGAGCCACAACCTCTCATATGATCACATCAATCGTATCTTAAGGGAGGCCCACTTCAGTAGCCTGCAAACTCGTGGTCAGCAAGGGCCGACGTGA